A genome region from Polypterus senegalus isolate Bchr_013 chromosome 7, ASM1683550v1, whole genome shotgun sequence includes the following:
- the LOC120533027 gene encoding neuropeptide Y receptor type 5-like isoform X1: MHLMDPQSAGLIMDFHNTNGSEIMTENETSTLFSLNFPSWEDFNSSVDDIRYFVIGLYTFISLLGLFGNVLIMLALIKKWKEKTVMNFLVGMLAFSDILVVIFCSPFTLTCVLLDHWVFGDIMCHIVPFLQCVSVMVSTLVLMSIAMVRYHMISHPLSRHLTVNNGYLLVIIIWSLGLSICSPLPIFHKIVDPSETFHLDSWKNKQLCIESWPSSSYRIAFTISLLFVQYILPIVCLTISHASVCRRVCSSFPNSQVRPEENEMINLTLQQPEGQSCSSPQLSNSERLMLAIPKKQKRRYSKKTCSVVPAIYNHGAGCNGQPNSRQRSQNPSNGALLPGVPVCFELKTEENADLQKILHLSKSVTRMKKRSKSVFYRLTIVILAFAISWMPLHIFHLVTDFSANLISSRHFKLVYCICHLLGMLSCCLNPILYGFLNNGIKADLMSLIKCFPAS; encoded by the exons ATGCACTTGATG GACCCCCAAAGTGCTGGGCTTATAATGGATTTCCACAACACCAATGGAAGTGAGATCATGACGGAGAATGAAACATCCACTTTGTTCAGCTTAAACTTCCCATCCTGGGAAGACTTCAACAGCAGCGTCGACGACATCCGTTACTTTGTGATTGGTCTTTACACCTTCATAAGTCTCCTCGGACTTTTTGGAAACGTTCTTATAATGCTAGCACTgataaagaaatggaaagagaagaCCGTGATGAACTTTTTGGTGGGCATGTTGGCATTTTCAGATATTCTGGTCGTTATATTTTGTTCACCTTTTACATTAACCTGTGTTCTGCTTGATCACTGGGTGTTTGGGGACATCATGTGCCATATTGTGCCCTTCCTGCAGTGTGTGTCCGTCATGGTCTCAACGTTAGTCCTTATGTCCATAGCAATGGTTAGATACCACATGATAAGTCATCCTTTATCTCGACATCTAACGGTAAACAACGGATATCTACTTGTGATTATTATCTGGTCTTTAGGCCTATCTATCTGCTCTCCTTTGCCCATTTTCCACAAAATTGTTGACCCAAGTGAGACATTTCATCTGGATTcttggaaaaataaacaattgtgCATCGAGTCCTGGCCTTCGAGTTCTTACAGAATCGCATTCACCATCAGCCTGCTCTTTGTTCAGTACATTCTGCCAATCGTCTGCTTGACCATAAGCCATGCCAGCGTCTGCCGAAGAGTCTGCAGCAGCTTCCCCAACTCACAGGTCCGAcctgaagaaaatgaaatgatcaaCTTGACCCTGCAGCAGCCAGAAGGCCAAAGTTGTTCCTCGCCACAGCTCTCAAATTCTGAAAGACTCATGCTGGCGATaccgaaaaaacaaaaaaggagatACAGTAAAAAAACCTGCAGCGTGGTCCCGGCCATATACAATCATGGCGCAGGGTGCAATGGGCAGCCAAATTCTAGACAAAGGAGCCAGAACCCCTCAAATGGTGCCCTCCTCCCTGGGGTACCGGTGTGTTTTGAACTGAAAACCGAGGAAAACGCAGACTTGCAGAAGATCCTCCACCTTTCAAAGTCGGTCACAAGGATGAAGAAGCGCTCAAAGAGCGTCTTCTACAGGCTTACTATTGTCATCTTAGCGTTTGCTATCAGCTGGATGCCACTTCACATTTTTCACCTTGTAACTGATTTCAGTGCAAATCTCATCTCCAGCCGGCACTTCAAGCTTGTGTACTGCATTTGCCATCTGCTGGGAATGTTGTCATGTTGTCTTAATCCAATTTTATATGGGTTCCTCAACAATGGGATCAAAGCTGATTTAATGTCTCTAATTAAATGTTTCCCTGCATCCTAA
- the LOC120533027 gene encoding neuropeptide Y receptor type 5-like isoform X2, translating to MDFHNTNGSEIMTENETSTLFSLNFPSWEDFNSSVDDIRYFVIGLYTFISLLGLFGNVLIMLALIKKWKEKTVMNFLVGMLAFSDILVVIFCSPFTLTCVLLDHWVFGDIMCHIVPFLQCVSVMVSTLVLMSIAMVRYHMISHPLSRHLTVNNGYLLVIIIWSLGLSICSPLPIFHKIVDPSETFHLDSWKNKQLCIESWPSSSYRIAFTISLLFVQYILPIVCLTISHASVCRRVCSSFPNSQVRPEENEMINLTLQQPEGQSCSSPQLSNSERLMLAIPKKQKRRYSKKTCSVVPAIYNHGAGCNGQPNSRQRSQNPSNGALLPGVPVCFELKTEENADLQKILHLSKSVTRMKKRSKSVFYRLTIVILAFAISWMPLHIFHLVTDFSANLISSRHFKLVYCICHLLGMLSCCLNPILYGFLNNGIKADLMSLIKCFPAS from the coding sequence ATGGATTTCCACAACACCAATGGAAGTGAGATCATGACGGAGAATGAAACATCCACTTTGTTCAGCTTAAACTTCCCATCCTGGGAAGACTTCAACAGCAGCGTCGACGACATCCGTTACTTTGTGATTGGTCTTTACACCTTCATAAGTCTCCTCGGACTTTTTGGAAACGTTCTTATAATGCTAGCACTgataaagaaatggaaagagaagaCCGTGATGAACTTTTTGGTGGGCATGTTGGCATTTTCAGATATTCTGGTCGTTATATTTTGTTCACCTTTTACATTAACCTGTGTTCTGCTTGATCACTGGGTGTTTGGGGACATCATGTGCCATATTGTGCCCTTCCTGCAGTGTGTGTCCGTCATGGTCTCAACGTTAGTCCTTATGTCCATAGCAATGGTTAGATACCACATGATAAGTCATCCTTTATCTCGACATCTAACGGTAAACAACGGATATCTACTTGTGATTATTATCTGGTCTTTAGGCCTATCTATCTGCTCTCCTTTGCCCATTTTCCACAAAATTGTTGACCCAAGTGAGACATTTCATCTGGATTcttggaaaaataaacaattgtgCATCGAGTCCTGGCCTTCGAGTTCTTACAGAATCGCATTCACCATCAGCCTGCTCTTTGTTCAGTACATTCTGCCAATCGTCTGCTTGACCATAAGCCATGCCAGCGTCTGCCGAAGAGTCTGCAGCAGCTTCCCCAACTCACAGGTCCGAcctgaagaaaatgaaatgatcaaCTTGACCCTGCAGCAGCCAGAAGGCCAAAGTTGTTCCTCGCCACAGCTCTCAAATTCTGAAAGACTCATGCTGGCGATaccgaaaaaacaaaaaaggagatACAGTAAAAAAACCTGCAGCGTGGTCCCGGCCATATACAATCATGGCGCAGGGTGCAATGGGCAGCCAAATTCTAGACAAAGGAGCCAGAACCCCTCAAATGGTGCCCTCCTCCCTGGGGTACCGGTGTGTTTTGAACTGAAAACCGAGGAAAACGCAGACTTGCAGAAGATCCTCCACCTTTCAAAGTCGGTCACAAGGATGAAGAAGCGCTCAAAGAGCGTCTTCTACAGGCTTACTATTGTCATCTTAGCGTTTGCTATCAGCTGGATGCCACTTCACATTTTTCACCTTGTAACTGATTTCAGTGCAAATCTCATCTCCAGCCGGCACTTCAAGCTTGTGTACTGCATTTGCCATCTGCTGGGAATGTTGTCATGTTGTCTTAATCCAATTTTATATGGGTTCCTCAACAATGGGATCAAAGCTGATTTAATGTCTCTAATTAAATGTTTCCCTGCATCCTAA